In a single window of the Papaver somniferum cultivar HN1 unplaced genomic scaffold, ASM357369v1 unplaced-scaffold_57, whole genome shotgun sequence genome:
- the LOC113343210 gene encoding histone H4-like has protein sequence MWSENKMSGRGKGGKGLGKGGAKRHRKVLRDNIQGITKPAIRRLARRGGVKRISGLIYEETRGVLKIFLENVIRDAVTYTEHARRKTVTAMDVVYALKRQGRTLYGFGG, from the coding sequence ATGTGGAGTGAAAATAAAATGTCAGGAAGAGGGAAAGGAGGTAAAGGATTAGGAAAGGGAGGAGCAAAGAGACACAGGAAGGTGTTGAGAGATAACATTCAAGGAATCACTAAACCAGCTATTAGAAGATTAGCAAGAAGAGGTGGTGTTAAACGTATCAGTGGATTGATTTATGAAGAAACAAGAGGTGTTCTTAAGATCTTCTTAGAGAATGTCATTCGTGATGCTGTTACTTACACTGAACATGCTAGGAGAAAGACTGTTACTGCTATGGATGTTGTCTATGCTCTTAAGAGACAAGGAAGAACCCTCTATGGATTTGGGGGTTAG